In Agrobacterium tumefaciens, a single genomic region encodes these proteins:
- a CDS encoding DMT family transporter: MSTMIRKLSPTGLGVAVMLLGMLLFALNDAMGKWLVSTYSQGQVILIRSAAALVILVPIVWRAGLSGLVKIERPGLQVARVFFSTAELFCFYFAVASLPLADVMTYWLAAPIYVAALAPFLLGEKVGWRRWTAIAIGFVGVLIALKPSSASLTSAALFSILGSAAFAFMMLSGRQLRNTPDTVLAFWQIIGAGLAGIVAVFMTPSGWLPVQSSFDLAFLGLLGVVAMAAHVLVNRALKLADAATVAPLQYTLLLWAVIFGWLFFNDVPQTSIVVGAGLIVLSGLYIFFRENTLKRRRETAEGLAAEQV, from the coding sequence ATGTCGACTATGATAAGAAAGCTTTCGCCGACCGGCCTCGGCGTGGCTGTCATGCTGCTTGGAATGCTGCTTTTTGCATTGAACGACGCCATGGGCAAATGGCTGGTATCGACGTACAGCCAGGGCCAGGTCATCCTGATCAGAAGTGCGGCAGCGCTTGTCATTCTCGTTCCGATCGTCTGGAGAGCCGGCCTTTCAGGCCTCGTGAAGATCGAGCGCCCTGGCCTTCAGGTGGCGCGTGTCTTCTTCTCCACGGCCGAACTTTTCTGTTTCTATTTCGCCGTTGCGAGCCTGCCGCTGGCGGATGTCATGACCTACTGGCTGGCAGCCCCCATTTATGTGGCCGCTCTGGCGCCGTTCCTGCTGGGGGAAAAGGTCGGCTGGCGCCGCTGGACGGCCATCGCCATCGGTTTTGTCGGCGTTCTCATCGCGCTCAAGCCCAGCTCGGCAAGTCTCACTTCCGCGGCACTCTTTTCCATTCTCGGCAGCGCGGCCTTCGCATTCATGATGTTGTCCGGCCGCCAGCTGCGCAACACGCCGGATACCGTGCTTGCCTTCTGGCAGATCATCGGCGCAGGGCTTGCAGGCATCGTCGCAGTGTTCATGACCCCGTCCGGCTGGCTACCGGTCCAGTCCAGCTTCGACCTGGCGTTCCTCGGTTTGCTCGGCGTGGTCGCCATGGCAGCGCATGTGCTGGTCAACCGGGCCTTGAAACTTGCCGACGCCGCCACCGTCGCGCCGCTGCAATATACGCTGTTGCTTTGGGCAGTGATCTTCGGCTGGCTGTTCTTCAACGACGTGCCGCAGACCAGTATCGTTGTCGGTGCAGGCCTGATTGTTCTTTCCGGCCTTTACATCTTCTTCCGCGAAAATACACTCAAACGACGCCGCGAAACCGCCGAAGGACTGGCTGCGGAGCAGGTTTGA
- a CDS encoding DUF475 domain-containing protein, with translation MSAAQKSTLSYFKWAFIVTVVGLILGGYLGWEMTGTIGGTATIFFICAVLAVLEISLSFDNAIVNANKLKDMTPVWQHRFLTWGILIAVFGMRIVFPLLIVVVAANVGPWTALVMAATQPERYAEIMRDAHLPIAAFGGTFLMMVGLNFFFDHEKDVHWVRWIEEKAAAYSSVKGIEIAFVLVVMLIFSRIIGASDNPELGPVAANTFFHSAIWGLLTFLLVEVVGGILDRSQEMLEGAAKGGFGAFLYLEVLDASFSFDGVIGAFALTQNLFIIAIGLGIGAMYVRSMTIMLVEKGTLAEYRYLEHGAFYAILILSVIMYVQTMFHIPEVITGLGGATLIGISLWSSIRHNRQQSANAADAARGAEI, from the coding sequence ATGAGCGCCGCCCAGAAATCCACGCTTTCCTACTTCAAGTGGGCATTTATCGTCACCGTCGTCGGTCTGATCCTCGGCGGTTACCTCGGCTGGGAAATGACCGGCACCATCGGCGGAACTGCAACGATCTTCTTCATCTGCGCGGTGCTTGCCGTGCTGGAAATCTCGCTGTCCTTCGACAATGCCATCGTCAATGCCAACAAGCTCAAGGACATGACACCTGTCTGGCAGCATCGCTTCCTGACCTGGGGTATTCTCATCGCCGTTTTCGGCATGCGTATCGTCTTCCCGCTGCTCATCGTCGTCGTGGCCGCCAATGTCGGCCCCTGGACGGCGCTCGTGATGGCGGCCACCCAGCCGGAGCGCTACGCGGAAATCATGCGTGACGCCCATCTGCCGATTGCGGCTTTCGGCGGCACCTTCCTGATGATGGTCGGTCTCAATTTCTTCTTCGACCATGAGAAGGATGTGCACTGGGTGCGTTGGATCGAGGAAAAGGCGGCAGCCTATTCTTCCGTCAAGGGCATCGAAATCGCTTTTGTGCTTGTTGTCATGCTGATCTTTTCCCGCATCATCGGCGCCAGCGACAATCCGGAACTCGGTCCGGTCGCGGCCAATACCTTCTTCCATTCGGCGATCTGGGGTCTTTTGACCTTTCTCCTGGTGGAAGTGGTCGGCGGCATTCTCGACCGCAGCCAGGAAATGCTGGAAGGCGCGGCCAAAGGTGGCTTCGGTGCGTTTCTTTACCTCGAAGTGCTGGATGCCAGCTTCTCCTTCGACGGCGTGATCGGTGCTTTCGCACTGACGCAGAATCTCTTCATCATCGCCATCGGCCTCGGCATCGGCGCCATGTATGTGCGCTCGATGACCATCATGCTGGTGGAGAAGGGAACGCTCGCCGAATACCGCTATCTGGAGCACGGCGCCTTTTATGCGATCCTGATCCTTTCGGTCATCATGTATGTGCAGACCATGTTCCATATACCGGAGGTCATTACCGGTCTTGGTGGCGCGACCCTGATCGGCATTTCGCTCTGGTCGTCGATCCGGCATAATCGGCAGCAAAGTGCCAATGCCGCAGATGCGGCGCGCGGTGCGGAAATCTGA
- a CDS encoding MarR family transcriptional regulator, which translates to MPAQLSPTEALGLWHRVSTAQVIDDQPDLTLRQTAILLQIYLVPPPHTVRGLAATLGVTKPVITRALDSLGALGLVDRVRDERDRRNVVIKRTVAGALYLEKFGDLIIDQARKI; encoded by the coding sequence TTGCCTGCACAATTGTCACCCACGGAGGCCTTGGGGCTCTGGCACCGTGTATCCACGGCGCAGGTCATTGACGATCAGCCGGATTTGACCTTGCGTCAGACGGCCATCCTGCTGCAGATTTATCTCGTGCCACCGCCGCACACCGTTCGGGGTCTTGCCGCCACGCTAGGGGTCACCAAACCGGTCATCACCCGCGCGCTCGACAGTCTCGGGGCGTTGGGATTGGTCGACCGGGTGCGAGATGAGCGGGACAGGCGCAATGTCGTGATAAAACGCACCGTGGCCGGTGCGCTTTATCTGGAAAAATTCGGCGATCTGATTATTGATCAGGCACGCAAGATCTAA
- a CDS encoding NlpC/P60 family protein — protein MMLDRRLNVFRPDLADAKLQGVVQADRFVSGSPAQVTAPVIGLRPTPDLATGIDTELLSGETVRVFDRANGWAWVQADVDGYAGYVPETAIGDVVAATHQIIAPRTFLYSSAELRKPPVAALSMGSLIRIVGEAETRGTRYLMNEKGEGIIAAHCRAVDATLEEDYVAVALRFIETPYLWGGRSGFGIDCSGLVQLSMAMTGRRVLRDTDMQVKSLGVEIERDELRRGDLVFWKGHVGLMENEETLLHANGHTMNVARENLDAAIERIGWLYEKPTAFRRLEG, from the coding sequence ATGATGCTCGACCGCCGCCTGAACGTCTTCCGCCCCGATCTCGCCGATGCGAAACTGCAGGGTGTGGTGCAGGCCGACCGTTTCGTCAGCGGGTCGCCCGCCCAAGTCACCGCACCGGTCATCGGCCTGCGGCCGACGCCTGATCTTGCGACCGGTATAGACACCGAACTGCTCTCCGGCGAAACGGTGCGCGTTTTCGATAGGGCAAATGGCTGGGCCTGGGTACAGGCGGATGTGGATGGTTATGCCGGTTATGTGCCGGAAACGGCTATCGGCGATGTTGTCGCCGCCACCCATCAGATCATCGCGCCGCGTACATTCCTTTATTCTTCGGCCGAGTTGCGCAAACCGCCTGTCGCGGCGCTGTCCATGGGCAGCCTGATCCGCATCGTCGGCGAGGCAGAGACGCGCGGCACCCGCTACCTGATGAACGAAAAAGGCGAGGGCATCATTGCCGCCCATTGCCGGGCTGTCGATGCGACGCTTGAAGAAGACTATGTGGCGGTGGCTCTGCGTTTTATCGAAACACCCTATCTCTGGGGTGGCCGCTCGGGCTTCGGTATCGATTGTTCCGGCCTCGTGCAGCTTTCCATGGCGATGACCGGCCGCCGGGTTCTGCGCGACACGGATATGCAGGTGAAGTCGCTGGGCGTTGAAATCGAGCGTGATGAATTGCGCCGCGGCGATCTCGTCTTCTGGAAGGGCCATGTCGGCCTCATGGAAAACGAGGAAACGTTGTTGCATGCCAATGGCCACACGATGAATGTCGCACGCGAAAATCTCGATGCGGCCATCGAGCGGATCGGCTGGCTTTATGAAAAGCCGACGGCTTTTCGCCGCCTGGAAGGCTGA
- the pncB gene encoding nicotinate phosphoribosyltransferase, whose amino-acid sequence MTKTDIATRVHNHTWKLDPIVRSLIDTDFYKLLMLQMIWKLYPEVDATFSLINRTKTVRLAEEIDEMELREQLDHARTLRLSKKENIWLAGNTFYGRSQIFEPEFLSWLSSYQLPEYELFKRDGQYELNFHGRWMDTTLWEIPALAIINELRSRSAMRSLGYFTLDVLYARAKAKMWEKVERLRELPGLRISDFGTRRRHSFLWQRWCVEALKEGIGPAFTGTSNVLLAMDSDLEAVGTNAHELPMVVAALAQTNEELAAAPYQVLKDWNRLYGGNLLIVLPDAFGTAAFLRNAPEWVADWTGFRPDSAPPIEGGEKIIEWWQKMGRDPRKKMLIFSDGLDVDAIIDTYRHFEGRVRMSFGWGTNLTNDFAGCAPKTIASLKPISIVCKVSDANGRPAVKLSDNPQKATGEPAEVERYLKFFGEEDHKEQKVLV is encoded by the coding sequence ATGACGAAGACCGATATAGCCACCCGTGTCCACAATCATACCTGGAAGCTAGACCCGATCGTCCGCAGCCTGATCGACACAGATTTCTACAAACTGTTGATGTTGCAGATGATCTGGAAGCTCTATCCGGAAGTTGACGCGACATTTTCCCTGATCAACCGCACCAAGACCGTGCGGCTGGCGGAAGAGATCGACGAGATGGAACTGCGCGAGCAGCTCGATCATGCGCGCACCCTGCGTCTCTCCAAGAAGGAAAACATCTGGCTTGCGGGTAACACCTTTTACGGCCGCTCGCAGATTTTCGAGCCGGAGTTTCTCTCCTGGCTTTCGAGCTATCAATTGCCGGAATATGAGCTTTTCAAGCGCGACGGGCAATATGAGCTGAATTTTCATGGCCGCTGGATGGATACGACGCTCTGGGAAATCCCGGCGCTGGCGATCATCAACGAGTTGCGTTCGCGCAGCGCCATGCGTTCGCTCGGTTATTTCACGCTGGACGTGCTCTATGCTCGCGCCAAGGCCAAGATGTGGGAGAAAGTCGAGCGGTTGCGGGAACTGCCGGGCCTGCGCATCTCCGATTTCGGCACCCGCCGCCGCCACAGCTTCCTGTGGCAACGCTGGTGCGTCGAGGCGCTGAAGGAAGGCATCGGCCCTGCCTTTACCGGTACGAGCAATGTCCTGCTCGCCATGGATTCCGACCTCGAAGCCGTCGGCACCAACGCGCATGAATTGCCGATGGTGGTCGCGGCACTGGCGCAGACGAACGAGGAACTGGCCGCCGCGCCCTATCAGGTTCTGAAGGACTGGAACCGGCTTTATGGCGGCAACCTGCTGATCGTGCTGCCGGACGCTTTCGGCACGGCGGCGTTTCTGCGCAATGCGCCGGAATGGGTGGCTGACTGGACCGGCTTCCGACCGGACAGCGCGCCGCCGATCGAAGGCGGCGAAAAGATCATCGAGTGGTGGCAGAAGATGGGCCGCGACCCGCGCAAGAAGATGCTGATCTTTTCCGATGGTCTCGATGTCGACGCCATCATCGACACTTACCGGCATTTTGAAGGCCGCGTCCGCATGAGCTTCGGCTGGGGCACCAACCTCACCAATGATTTTGCCGGCTGTGCGCCGAAGACCATTGCCAGCCTCAAGCCGATTTCCATCGTCTGCAAGGTGAGCGACGCCAATGGCCGACCGGCTGTGAAGCTCTCGGACAATCCGCAAAAGGCCACCGGCGAGCCGGCCGAAGTGGAGCGTTACCTGAAGTTCTTCGGCGAGGAAGACCACAAGGAACAGAAGGTTCTGGTTTAA
- a CDS encoding leucyl aminopeptidase family protein, translating to MAPYQFIERPTPFSSKAGSTLPVFAVTPAHIEQGAIDPVALDWAKKAGFKAEAGAVLLVPSSDGSLGGVLLGLGGNPSEIPFITGKLARELPEGEWHIETAPLTANRLALGFGLGSYRFDKYKTTKTSGAKLLIPQDAEDGEIKRILAGVFLARDLINVPANDMGPDELEIAFRALAAHYKAKVNVTTGDDLLKENFPLIHAVGRASESAPRLLEMNWGKKGNPRLTLVGKGVCFDTGGLDIKPAASMALMKKDMGGAANVLGLALMIMDAKLPVDLRVLVPAVENSISANAFRPGDIYRSRKGLTVQIDNTDAEGRLVLADALAYADEDAPDLMIDMATLTGAARVALGPDLPPFYTDDDDLAHDIAEASIDTDDPLWRMPLYMGYDKDIRSRAADITNAPSGGMGGSITAALFLKRFVTNTKRWAHFDIYGWSLSERHHSSIGGEAQGIRALFHYIAHQFAK from the coding sequence ATGGCGCCCTATCAGTTCATCGAACGCCCCACCCCTTTCAGTTCGAAGGCCGGCAGCACATTGCCGGTTTTCGCCGTCACGCCAGCCCATATCGAACAGGGCGCCATAGACCCGGTCGCTCTGGATTGGGCGAAAAAGGCGGGGTTCAAGGCGGAAGCCGGCGCCGTCCTGCTCGTTCCTTCCTCCGATGGATCGCTTGGAGGTGTGCTTCTCGGTCTGGGTGGCAATCCTTCCGAAATTCCCTTCATCACCGGGAAACTCGCCCGTGAGCTGCCGGAGGGCGAGTGGCATATCGAAACCGCGCCCCTGACGGCCAATCGCCTCGCTCTCGGATTCGGCCTCGGCAGCTACCGCTTCGACAAATACAAGACCACCAAGACCAGCGGGGCAAAGCTTCTCATTCCGCAAGACGCTGAAGACGGCGAGATCAAGCGCATTCTGGCAGGCGTCTTCCTTGCGCGCGACCTCATCAACGTCCCGGCCAACGACATGGGACCGGACGAGCTCGAGATCGCCTTCCGCGCGCTTGCTGCCCACTACAAGGCGAAGGTGAACGTTACGACCGGCGATGATCTGCTGAAGGAAAACTTCCCGCTGATCCATGCGGTTGGCCGCGCCAGTGAAAGCGCACCGCGCCTTCTGGAGATGAACTGGGGCAAGAAGGGCAATCCGCGACTGACACTAGTGGGCAAGGGCGTCTGCTTCGATACCGGCGGTCTCGACATCAAGCCTGCGGCCTCCATGGCGTTGATGAAGAAGGATATGGGTGGTGCCGCCAATGTTCTCGGTCTTGCGCTGATGATCATGGATGCGAAGCTGCCGGTCGATCTGCGCGTTCTCGTGCCGGCGGTCGAAAATTCCATTTCCGCCAATGCCTTCCGCCCGGGCGATATCTACAGGAGCCGCAAGGGGCTGACCGTACAGATCGACAATACCGATGCGGAGGGTCGTCTCGTTCTGGCGGATGCGCTGGCCTATGCGGACGAGGATGCGCCGGACCTAATGATCGACATGGCGACGCTGACAGGTGCGGCGCGCGTGGCGCTGGGTCCCGATCTGCCGCCCTTCTACACCGACGATGACGATCTGGCGCATGATATCGCGGAAGCCAGCATCGATACGGATGACCCGCTGTGGCGCATGCCGCTTTACATGGGGTATGACAAGGATATCCGCTCGCGCGCAGCCGATATCACCAATGCGCCTTCAGGCGGCATGGGTGGATCGATCACCGCCGCCCTGTTCCTGAAGCGCTTCGTCACCAATACGAAGCGCTGGGCGCATTTCGATATTTACGGCTGGTCGCTCAGCGAGCGTCACCATTCGTCTATCGGCGGGGAAGCACAGGGTATCCGCGCGCTCTTCCATTACATCGCACATCAATTCGCGAAGTAA
- a CDS encoding tetratricopeptide repeat protein: MTAFSLGETGRTGLLRGVCLAALVLAVSGCASTNKPDRMSTGSIPAATRSYDHLNMEQLRQAEETAGKAYERNPKDKSVGMNYASVLMMTGKNTQALAVMQQIAIANPADREVLAAYGKSQAAAGQLEQALSTIQRAQTPDRPDWRLYSAEGAVLDQLGRSNEARSRYRQALDLKPNDPSVLSNLGMSYVLSSDPRTAETYLQSAISQPGADSRVRQNLALVVGLQGRFAEAERIAVQELSAQQAQANLTYLRAMLSQQNSWQQLAKKDGRPAG; this comes from the coding sequence ATGACTGCATTTTCTTTGGGTGAGACAGGCCGGACAGGGTTGCTGCGGGGCGTATGTCTTGCAGCGCTGGTTTTAGCCGTTTCCGGATGTGCAAGCACCAACAAGCCGGATCGCATGTCCACCGGCTCCATTCCCGCCGCCACGCGTTCTTATGACCATCTGAACATGGAGCAGCTTCGGCAGGCGGAAGAGACCGCCGGCAAAGCCTATGAACGCAATCCCAAGGACAAGTCAGTCGGCATGAATTATGCCAGTGTACTGATGATGACCGGCAAGAATACGCAGGCTCTCGCCGTCATGCAGCAGATTGCCATCGCCAATCCGGCCGACCGTGAAGTGCTTGCGGCCTATGGCAAGTCGCAGGCGGCTGCCGGCCAACTGGAGCAGGCGCTTTCGACCATTCAGCGCGCGCAGACGCCCGATCGTCCCGACTGGCGGCTCTACTCCGCCGAGGGCGCGGTGCTCGACCAGCTCGGACGGTCGAACGAGGCACGTTCCAGATATCGTCAGGCACTTGACCTCAAGCCGAACGATCCCAGCGTGTTGTCCAATCTCGGCATGTCCTATGTCCTGTCGAGCGATCCGCGCACCGCCGAAACCTATCTGCAATCGGCCATTTCCCAGCCGGGCGCCGATAGCCGCGTCCGCCAGAACCTTGCGCTCGTGGTTGGTCTGCAGGGCCGCTTTGCCGAAGCCGAACGCATTGCTGTTCAGGAACTCTCTGCCCAGCAGGCACAGGCTAACCTGACGTATCTGCGTGCAATGCTTTCGCAGCAGAATTCCTGGCAGCAACTGGCGAAAAAAGACGGCAGGCCGGCTGGTTGA
- a CDS encoding type II secretion system F family protein, translated as MTGNLFSNLADPQTIIAILVTLAVFATLYTLIMPFLERKDLAKRMKAVSSERELIRSRERERLATATREGKTSLRSNNNKSARRIVEKFNLREALVDKNTMNKLRAAGFRSQNALNTFLAARFVLPFIFLTVAFAWVFILGNLVDQAFVVRLMAVLLFGYIGFYAPNIYVSNRMTKRQASIKRAWPDALDLMLICIESGVSMEAAMRRVAEEMAEQSPELAEEMILTTAELSFLQDRRMALENFGMRTQLDGVKSVVQALIQAERYGTPLAQALRVLAQEGRDERMNEAEKKASALPPKLTVPMILFFLPVLIAVILGPAGLRVMDTF; from the coding sequence ATGACGGGAAATCTCTTTTCCAATCTAGCGGATCCGCAGACGATCATCGCCATTCTCGTGACACTCGCGGTGTTCGCGACCCTCTATACGCTGATCATGCCTTTCCTGGAGCGGAAAGATCTCGCCAAGCGCATGAAAGCCGTCTCGTCGGAACGGGAACTCATTCGCAGCCGTGAACGCGAGCGTCTGGCGACCGCGACCAGAGAGGGTAAGACCTCCCTGCGCAGCAATAACAATAAATCCGCACGACGCATCGTCGAAAAATTCAACCTTCGGGAAGCGCTTGTCGACAAGAACACGATGAATAAACTGCGGGCAGCCGGTTTCCGTTCACAGAATGCGCTCAATACATTTCTTGCCGCCCGGTTCGTCTTGCCGTTCATTTTCCTGACAGTGGCATTCGCCTGGGTTTTCATTCTCGGAAACCTGGTTGATCAGGCTTTTGTCGTTCGGCTGATGGCCGTGCTTCTTTTCGGCTATATCGGCTTTTACGCCCCCAATATCTACGTTTCGAACCGCATGACCAAGCGACAGGCCTCAATCAAGCGGGCATGGCCGGATGCGCTTGATCTGATGCTGATCTGCATTGAATCCGGCGTATCGATGGAAGCAGCCATGCGCCGTGTGGCTGAAGAAATGGCGGAACAGTCACCTGAGCTGGCTGAGGAAATGATTCTGACGACAGCGGAACTATCCTTCCTTCAGGACAGGCGCATGGCGCTTGAGAATTTCGGTATGCGCACCCAGCTGGACGGCGTCAAAAGTGTGGTGCAAGCTCTTATCCAGGCGGAACGATACGGAACCCCGCTCGCTCAGGCATTGCGTGTTCTTGCGCAGGAAGGCCGCGACGAGCGCATGAATGAGGCCGAGAAAAAGGCCTCCGCACTGCCGCCGAAACTGACCGTGCCGATGATCTTGTTTTTCCTGCCGGTTCTGATCGCAGTCATTCTTGGACCCGCCGGTCTTCGCGTCATGGATACTTTCTGA
- a CDS encoding type II secretion system F family protein — MDPTIVLLAVLVAISAGALAYAFLFQQIEVEKKTTSRFKRVQAAETDHVNIKAARDRVQELSKRRKSMQDSLRDMEKKQNEKAKKAKNVSLRDKLVQAGLTISVRQFHLLSAGAAACAGFVALIYGLSLLTALPIAAVAALGLPRWVLAFLLKRRQKKFLEEFPNALDVMCRSIKSGLPLNDAVRLIASDGQEPVKTEFQRVVDAQQVGIGIPQGIERMMLTMPLFEVSFFSIVINIQAQAGGNLSEALSNLSKVLRDRRKMRAKVNALSMEAKASAVIIGALPFIVMMLVHFTSPDYLSILFTDTRGHIILGASALWMLIGIFIMRQMINFDI; from the coding sequence ATGGACCCGACGATAGTGTTACTGGCCGTACTTGTCGCCATCTCGGCAGGAGCGCTCGCCTATGCCTTTCTTTTCCAGCAGATAGAGGTCGAGAAAAAGACCACCAGCCGCTTCAAACGGGTGCAGGCCGCAGAGACGGATCATGTGAATATCAAGGCTGCGCGCGACCGGGTCCAGGAACTCAGCAAGCGCCGCAAATCCATGCAGGACAGCCTGCGGGATATGGAAAAGAAACAGAATGAGAAGGCGAAAAAAGCAAAGAATGTCAGCCTGCGCGATAAACTCGTGCAGGCTGGGCTCACAATTTCCGTTCGGCAATTCCATCTTCTGAGCGCCGGTGCGGCGGCTTGTGCCGGTTTCGTCGCGCTGATCTATGGTCTGTCCTTGTTGACCGCTCTCCCCATAGCCGCAGTTGCGGCTTTGGGACTGCCGCGTTGGGTATTGGCATTTCTCCTCAAGCGTCGGCAGAAAAAATTTCTCGAGGAGTTTCCCAATGCGCTGGATGTCATGTGCCGCTCGATCAAATCAGGTTTGCCGCTGAACGACGCGGTACGACTGATTGCCTCGGACGGTCAGGAACCGGTAAAAACGGAGTTCCAGCGGGTTGTGGATGCGCAGCAGGTCGGGATCGGCATCCCCCAGGGGATCGAGCGTATGATGCTGACCATGCCGCTTTTCGAAGTCAGCTTCTTCAGCATCGTCATCAACATCCAGGCACAGGCAGGCGGCAATCTTTCGGAGGCCTTGTCCAACCTGTCCAAGGTATTGCGTGACCGTAGAAAAATGCGCGCCAAGGTGAACGCTCTGTCCATGGAGGCGAAAGCGTCCGCCGTCATCATCGGCGCATTGCCTTTCATCGTGATGATGCTGGTGCACTTCACGTCGCCAGACTATCTCTCGATACTTTTCACGGATACGCGCGGGCACATCATTCTGGGAGCATCCGCATTATGGATGCTCATCGGGATTTTCATCATGCGCCAAATGATCAATTTCGATATTTGA
- a CDS encoding CpaF family protein, translating to MFGKRGPEGPARSTKPEPVAPVSMQVATAPEPRSPAIDTLEPGQSPVTRQVTTGAPLVQKKRARTEDYYNTKSQVFSALIDTIDLSQLAKLDAESAREEIRDIVNDIITIKNFAMSIAEQEELLEDICNDVLGYGPLEPLLARDDIADIMVNGSGQTFIEVGGKTIESDIRFRDNAQLLSICQRIVSQVGRRVDESSPICDARLPDGSRVNVIAPPLAIDGPALTIRKFKRDKLTLDQLVRFGAITPEGATLLKIIGRVRCNVVISGGTGSGKTTLLNCLTSFIDRDERVITCEDTAELQLQQPHVVRLETRPPNIEGEGEITMRDLVKNCLRMRPERIVVGEVRGPEVFDLLQAMNTGHDGSMGTLHANTPRECLSRIESMIAMGGFTLPAKTVREIISGSIDVVIQAARLRDGSRRITQITEVIGMEGDVIVTQDLMRYEIEGEDAQGRLIGRHVSTGISKPHFWDRARYYGEDKRLAAALDEMEKTS from the coding sequence ATGTTCGGAAAACGCGGGCCTGAAGGCCCAGCCAGAAGCACGAAGCCGGAACCCGTCGCACCTGTATCCATGCAGGTGGCGACAGCGCCTGAGCCTCGCTCTCCTGCGATTGACACGCTCGAGCCCGGCCAATCACCCGTCACCCGTCAGGTGACGACGGGCGCACCACTCGTGCAGAAAAAACGCGCCCGCACGGAAGACTACTACAATACCAAGAGCCAGGTGTTTTCCGCCCTTATCGATACGATCGACCTTTCGCAGCTCGCCAAGCTCGATGCGGAAAGCGCGCGCGAGGAAATTCGTGATATCGTCAACGATATCATCACGATCAAAAATTTCGCCATGTCGATTGCCGAGCAGGAAGAGCTGCTCGAGGACATCTGCAACGACGTCCTGGGTTACGGACCGCTGGAGCCGCTTCTCGCGCGCGACGACATTGCCGATATCATGGTCAATGGTTCCGGCCAGACCTTCATCGAAGTCGGCGGCAAGACCATCGAATCCGATATCCGCTTTCGGGATAATGCGCAGTTGCTCTCCATTTGCCAGCGCATCGTCAGCCAGGTCGGTCGGCGTGTGGATGAATCGAGCCCGATATGCGACGCGCGCCTGCCGGATGGATCGCGCGTCAACGTCATCGCACCTCCGCTCGCCATCGACGGACCCGCGCTGACGATCCGAAAATTCAAGAGGGACAAGCTGACGCTCGACCAGCTCGTGCGTTTCGGAGCGATCACGCCCGAAGGCGCAACATTGCTGAAGATCATCGGTCGCGTCCGTTGCAATGTCGTCATCTCCGGAGGCACCGGCTCGGGCAAGACCACGCTCCTCAATTGCCTGACGAGCTTTATCGACAGGGATGAACGCGTCATCACCTGTGAAGACACCGCTGAACTGCAGCTTCAGCAGCCGCATGTGGTGAGGCTTGAAACGCGTCCGCCGAATATCGAGGGCGAAGGCGAGATCACCATGCGCGATCTCGTCAAGAACTGCCTTCGCATGCGGCCTGAGCGCATCGTCGTCGGCGAAGTGCGCGGACCGGAGGTTTTTGACCTGCTCCAGGCCATGAACACCGGCCATGACGGTTCGATGGGAACGCTGCACGCCAATACACCGCGTGAATGCCTCAGCCGTATCGAATCGATGATCGCCATGGGCGGGTTCACGCTGCCGGCCAAGACCGTGCGCGAAATCATCTCAGGCTCGATCGATGTCGTCATTCAGGCGGCCCGCCTGCGCGACGGTTCGCGTCGAATAACGCAGATCACCGAAGTGATCGGCATGGAAGGCGACGTCATCGTCACCCAGGATCTGATGCGATACGAGATCGAAGGCGAGGATGCCCAGGGCAGACTGATCGGCAGGCATGTATCCACCGGTATCAGCAAACCGCATTTCTGGGATCGTGCACGTTATTACGGCGAAGACAAGCGTCTGGCCGCCGCGCTCGATGAGATGGAAAAGACGTCCTAA